The genomic interval ctaatacaattattaaataaagattGTATCAATCATCAGCGAACAAAAAAGGCGGACAGTTTTTTTACTGGGAAAATGAGACTGATGCTAATGTTTCAAAATAGAGGAATCCATTTTATCCTTTAAAGCAGCTTTAAACAAACTCTGAAAATACCTAATTAGATCGACAATAGGGCCTACTCAGTACTAATTATCTTATCCATTGTAATGGAACCAGACGAATTAATTCAGGTTTTTTAAGGTAAAGTTAGGTTgggaaataaaataatgattaaagaTATAATACAGAATATGCCTATTGAGATATTTAGGCCCTTCAACACTAGTTTCCATGGTTAGATAGGTCAttattagtataataataacaataagtCCTTTTTAACAGAATACATGATTGAATGAATATTGGTGGTGatcaacaatatttaaaacaatatttttgtcTAGGCTGGGGAAAtaagattattaaaatataataaagaatATGCCTATTGGGATATTTAGGTACTTCAACACTAGTTTCCATGGTTAGACAGATTCGTATTACACAAgtcatttttaacataaaatacaTGATTGTATAGTGGTGGTGAAGGCAAAATATATCAAATGATATAAAGCAGTGAAAACCACAACCCACTATAGtactatataaaatgtatactatATGTTACTATGTTACTATATAAAATGTAACCGTTTACCCACCTTCTGGCAGCGCAGATTGATTTGTTTCCGACGTACCGTATTCCGTGAAGCGTTGTCTCGCCCGTAAACGTACACACTTCATCAGTTAAGCTGGATTTTTCAAGCTGTTTTCCATCATTCGAATCCGTTGTCTCTCGACTAATCGTAAACATCGGATAAACTTTACCATTTTCATTCATAATCAAGCATTAATGGCGAATAATACCTTAGTGTATCTTACATCCGTACCAATCAATCAGATGACAAAGCAACTCTGCTGATTAAGGTGCGGAACTCGGTAAACATTAAATGGTTGATTCCCAATTGCCGAACTCTCAGAATAAAAATTACACTGTATGGACTCACGATTTCTACATCGACAACAATGTATTATCACCGATGTACAGGATAATGTAAAGTTTAATATAATGTGATCTAAAGCACCCGTGTATTCATAATAGCAAAATTGTGGCCGAAGATGTAACTACAATCAATGATTTAATGACTGCTATATTGTTATAACTGACCTTGTCTGCATTTAATATGTGTATGTATAATCTGCGCTTATCTATTCAATCTGTACTTTTTACTTTTGTAAAGAATACAATTgtaatttatgatttttacatTATAGATTTTTCTGTTTATTAAAACTCAATTACTGTTACTCAATCACAGCTCAATGTTCACGCATGAACAGTTATGAAGTGAGGACGtcataatattatattcatattaACGCGCGCGTTGAATCGAACGATACTGTCTCTTGATAATATAAGAGGTCATTagattagttttttttaataatagtaGTCTGTGTATTTCAATAGCAAGTTTTGGAAAGCgacaataattgataataataataatattgattattgatttatGAAACCGGGAGGCGGTTATTGAGCGGATGTAGTTGGGATTTAATTTGAAATCACTATTGTGAGTCTTTATTAGGCATAATTagattttattaatactgtaaaaataaataacgcCATGATGCATATCAGCATCTTTGGTTGCTAATAATAGTATAtacatagttttaaaaaaattatcaaataatagTGATAATTCAAAAACTTTAAAAAGCTATCACATTAAATAACCTTTTTAAACCAAAACGACATTTCACCTGTAtaaacaaaaacgaaatttCACCTGTATAAACAAAACGAAATTTCAcctgtataaaaaaacaaaatttcacCTGTACAAACGCAGCAGAGACGCGTTCCATTTCTTTAAGCTGTATAATACACCAGAAGTGCAGACAACCCAATTGTCTGCACTGTTTAACGAAAACCCGCTACATTGCTAAGTAGATCTCTGTTTTAAATAAAGCTAGCCTACTGTTCTAATTATAGACAGAAAACCATTTAAACTCTTATTATGGTTTCAGAAGTAATGgctattgtttcatttttttcaagaaATATTGAACTTTATTTGTCTTACTTGTTTCCATATCATTATTCAATAAATTGTTGAATAATGTAGCCGCCTTTTTGTGTCGTAGTGAAAGCAATTTCATTTAAGTGAAATCACTTAGATGTCTCTTTACTTAATTGCAAACACTCACGTACACGTTTCAATGCATATACATTTCAAATCGACTATTTCTTTTCATTTACTGATTGTGTGCGTTTTAGTGGGTCTAAACTCTTTCTTTTTCATCAAACGCTGTAGAATTGCGACAATAACGAAGTCCAACAATTCAACAATAGTAATCAAACTCATTCCACATATTAAACCCATGTTTCCACCAAGTTCggctgtaaataaaaatatttttgtttaccttttaagaaattttacaaatataatatgCCTATCATTTAGTGCCCTTCATATTGCAAACTGTATTTACTTTAGTGTTTAATTGcagttttcaatttaaaaattagtattgttattattaaattgtaggcctaataaatagcAACAATTGTGATCAACTTACAAAGCAACTGTGTCACAGAGTATGACGGGACAAGTTCAACAACGGTCATGTCCAAATCTTCAAATGATATGCTAACTTGAAGAATGTTTTCCCTGAAACATACACAATATTAGAGTTAAGATCGTAAGATACATACTTTGGGACTGGGACACAAGGTACGAAAAGTTCTATAATCATATATTTGCTCAAGCTTTGGCTCTGGGAAGGGAATTTAGAAATGCTGCACATACGCCGTTAAACATTATGAAAGTGTACCAGCccttgtaggcctactcgatGGCAAAAGATGGTTTCATTCAGTTGCACCTTCTCTTACACTTTTTACAAGCCATCTGATTATTCCAGCTACCATGCCATTTGATCCAATTGTGTGTGGCCATACTTTCCATTATGACAAAACGTAACGACGcgtacgtaagcgcaacgcaagtattTGTCATTAGGTTAGGACGTGATTGATCAAATTATATTCGTTGCGTACTCGTCCTAGTTGAAACTAATCCTAACTTACCTTACGTAATCCTTTGTATATCCatcattattttcaaataattgtaTCGTCGCTGGATCCGGCCATAAGGTGCTGGATGTACGTGGTTCATATGTCAGCTGATCACAAGCTACTGGACAATCGCATGAAACATTTCTATCACTAACAAAACGATCTGAAGTAAAAGTATTTacagatttttttaaagttaaaacatttgaAAAGTTAAACACTTTTCAACATAACGGTCAGAGGACAATGAATGAATGTGTGCATATCTCTGTtacaaatatactgtactagaTCACCGAAACAGAATTGTGAAAAAGCAGCAAACATCATTTTAGAAGAATACATTTTTCAAGGAAATATTTCCTCGTTTGTTTAAGCTTACAGAGGTTAAACCTAAAtgatgcggataacctaacgTCCACAATGCATAATTTTGGATTATGCATAGGCCTAGAGTGATTCCTGATTTGTTTTTCCACCGTCAAGCATCAGTTAGACCTAGAAAGTCTAAAAaggtaatttaaagaaaaagtagtcaaattgactggaagtcaatggtTTATCAAATAGTATCTTTTTATTAGTGAAAACAGGTTTTTTTTCTgctgattaactttattaaaactgcaaaatggcctattcaaatcgtttttattattcttcatttttcatgtttttgagagaTATACATCTTTAACTTACTATAAGCCGCATCACCACAATTAATGGTCTGTAGAACAGTACATTCTGGAACATCAcctaaataaaaaagaaaatcaataaaatggtTTTAATGGACATTTGTCGAATTGGTTCAAAGGGGCTGAACCAAACCTAACACCGATTTGAGGCTAATCTGGGCACtttattatatcatatttaGGGCCTTTGATGATCACCAAAAACATCAAGATAAAATGTCGGtccttatttttttacatcatcGAAAACGTATCTGGAAAATGAAGAAAGTTTGAAACTTTGCGGATTATGACAATCTTTCAATTATCTTGATTCATTAAGAATAGACCGCCATAGCATTCATTCTTTCAGTAAAATATCAAACTCGAAATTATACCACGTATATATATGGATacaaacagtttttttttcatatagcTACCGATTTAGTGCTGAAGGAGACCAGACATGTAAATTGTGTGCTTTATGAGAAAATCAAgctactttttaaaaataggttGCAAACTATACTTACCTATCATATTAGTTAGTTTACATCCACATTTTGCGACGACGTAATCAAAcctgcactcctcaatacaaaGAGCCTTAGTATAGGTGCCTGTGTATTGAAGCTCTTTCCCAGTGCACTTTGATGAGTATGGGTGTGGTAAAGACTTAGtctaaattgaaaataaaaattagtttatttttCCAATCTGTTTAGCAAGTAAATGTGAAATATAAGACAAATTGTTATTAGTTTGTAAAGGCAGTACTACTTACTTGGACTCCCTTTAAAGCAATCTCTGTATGAAAACCAGGAGATACTGAAAATCCAAACGACTTTACAAGAGGAAGTTCATCTGCAGGATGTATCATCATCTGGAGGAAAAGGTTAATCTCTGTTTATAACAtcagactagtttgacaaaaaagggtgatgtgcccaaacatggtagtgacgTCATCGTCACATGTTTTTGTCGCaaacagtttgatagtgtatagagCTTTAGATTACTATAAAATagagaatatttttttttttaatctgttatacaTTCTTTGTTAAAAGTTTGCTGTAGTGTGGTTAAATAAGctgaaatttcaaaaaataataaaaaataataaaacttgAAAGTCGCAAATAAAAGTATATTGGTATAAATGTTAAAACGTTTGAATATGATTGAACTTATCCATCACTTAATAAAAGAAGTTAAGcatttatttacttttgattaaaaccagtcaactGCATAATTAATCTTCCATCTGTAGTGAGGCTTTTTCAATTGTAAACTTTGTCATATTCATTTTGACGGTTGTTACCCAttatttttatgatattttaatgATCACGTTATCTATAATTGCAGTTGCATTTGTTCTTCTGTATAGTGTTTTATATTTAACCTTGCCATTCCATTTGTAAACTGAAAAGGAAATCATTTTTCTTTGTGACTAGAGATCGACACATACCACTACGTATTGATCACCAACTAACCTGAGGTGAATTTAAAAACGTTTCAGAATATCAATATAAATCAGTGTTTCGTAAATAGTAGGGTGTGTcgaaaatgaaatgtttacaTGTAGATCAAAGGTGACCATAGCAACCTGAACAAGTATTTCTTGTTGATGATGgtaacgatcaagttgaaacaTACAAAAAGGGAATGAGAAAAATAGTGAAAAAACGTGGTCCAACAAAAATCTTACATATCTACAATGCAATGTTTCTGGAGATGTttcattaaacattaaatagaTGCCTGCATGTGGAACTTCAGCGTGATAAGAGACGCAGCGCAATGCcatagacgcaacgcaagacgtagacgcaacgcaaagacgtagacCAATGTCAAGCGACAGTTTCAataatcgcttgtgattggtcaagttacTTACGTTGCGCTCTATCTCACTGCGTTGTGTCTCTAGCGGGAACCATTAAATGGAGGCAATGGTAAAAACGAATTGGCGTACCTTAATTCCTTTAATGCCTTGTTCATGACCAGTATGATCTGTATCATTGATATTAATCTGCAGGAATAGAGAACTTGAGACGCCAGCAACCGATACATTACGCGTCGTCTTAAACGTGTAACACACCCCAAAATCCATTATGTCAGTTGTAAAGTTTTCTGGCCCACAATCTTCTAAACTCATCCATGTACACTTCGTAAGTAGGTCATTAATAGAGTGACTTGCTCTTAGGTAAAGCTCTGTAAGGTTCCAATTGTTTATATTAGAAAAATTGGCATAATTTCCACTGAAGAATGCGCGAATGTACTTTAATTCTTCGTCGGAGACCTGCGATTGACGCAACTGGTTGTAGTTGCAGAATGTAACGGCGGGAAACGCGATTTCGTCGTAGTGAGCAATGGATATCTTAGTTGCAACTGGGTAAGACCTGTAGTTTACAACGGACTCTTTCAATATGATAACAAGAAAGGCTAGCGCTATGAAAACCAGAATGCACCAAATATATctgtaataaatgtttatttaattattaattcaaattataataaatcagGGTAACACAAATAAGCAGACAGTTTTTAGTGCGAGAGaagaatacatttttgtttatagaCTCGACACTATTGAAGAATGTGTTAAAGTTGATGATGAATAGGGAAAACTTTTAATCCATAAAAATATGAAGCGGAGATTTTATATTAATCCTACCTCATTGAGATTATAGAAAATACTACTATTGCACTAACGTTGTTTTTTCTCCATTAAAATAGATTAGATATTTCAACACAATTAGTGTTTGTTCATTGTTGAGGATggaataacattattaaacaaagatatattgtatataattaaaacatttgaaTTACTAAATTCTATCGAATAAGCGCCCAGTTTAATAGCCTCTATGATGGTAAATTTACACACAAACCAATGACTAATACAAGTAGGCCTAAGCATAATTTCTTAAATGGTTATATAATCGTTTATCATTGGCGTAACTGCTATGAGTGCTCACGGACTAAACTCAGAGGCCCCGGATCTTATGGGGGCTTCTTATATAGCAGTgtccagaggaaaaaacaggcattaaaatatgtcgaaaagggCTAAAAAAAACACCCGAGGACTCCAGCGTTAGAGGGCTCCTAAGCCTGCAGGGGCCTCatgcgttacgccactgtcgTTTACCTACCTTCTGGCAGCGCAAATTGATCGGTTTCCGACGTAACGTATTCCGTGAAGAGTTGTCTCGCCCGCAAACGTACACACTTCATCAGTTAAGCTGGATTTTTCAGGCTGTTTTCCATCATTGGAATCCGTTCTCGTTTCCCGATGGCTAAACGTAAACATCGGATAAACTTTACCGTTGACATTCATGATCGGACTAGGTTCGGACGTTACCAGAACTGGTGAATGATACCTCggaggctaggcctatatattacaTCCGTAACTTTCAATCAGATGACTAGGCAACTCTGTTCATTACGGAGTCGAGTTCGTCGATATAAATGGTTGGTTCCCAATTCTAATCAATCGATGTCCACGTAATTATGTGTTATTACCAATTTAAACATGAGTACAATTCGAAGtgcaataatacaatttaaagtaCGCGTGCGTCCATGGCAACATCGTGTCCAAAAATGTAACTACAATCAATAAATGACTTGGATTTagattttatttgaattttttttccgGACTCATCGCGCTCATACAAAATCAATAGTAGATATTTTTAACAAACACTaacatataaaattaattacagaTAAAGGGTAAACCCTGTAGTTACACATTATCATATGCATTGACTGACATTATCTACGGACGTACAATAAAGATTGGCGATAGACAAATATACACTTTCCCACAGAAAACTAACAGAAATTAAGACAccgttttattttatcttttttttttttttatttaatttccagGTATACAAACAGAAAGAAATCAACATTATACAAACAAGCGTGGATGGAGTACCATGAGGATTGCCAACAGTGCAAGCACTATCAAAGTGGCCCTCCAATACTCCAAACCACATTATACAAACAAGCGTGGATGTAGTACCATGAGAATTGCCAACAGTGCAAGCACTATCAAAGTGGCTCTCCAATACTCCAAACCACATTATACAAACAAGCGTGGATGGAGTACCATGAGAATTGCCAACAGTGCAAGCACTATCAAAGTGGCTCTCCATTTCCTAGAATCAGATGTTTCGATGAAATTTTGTTTCGCAAGTATAGGCTACAAACAATGAAGTCCCTTTCAGGAATgaatgaatcaatcaatcaatcaatcgtgttattataattatatcgCAAAGTGTgtacttaatatttttttaacacgTTTCATGAGGGTAGCCCATCCAGCTGATCATTTGTGGCCCTCGAATACCTTTTTGTAGTGTGATTTTATAGTTTTTCCggtctttttagtcgcgtggacgcgactctatagttcactatgtcggtcggtcggtcggtcggtgtgtcggtctgtcggtcggtccggtatcactatgcgtttagcacgcgacttatggctgttggccttgtttttttatatatttaatatacattgtATTCTGGTTTTACATTTCTATTCAACTAATAATTTAACTTTTCTAAGGAAGGAAATGGTAACGTCTTTCAGTATTCATTCATagtcaaacacagtaaaatgtGTACATGGTTTAAAATTAGTTCCGTTTGTTCAAAGTTAAgaatttacataaaatataaaaatgaattaaaaaggTTACAATTTggtaaaacagaaataaaacaCAACGTTTAAAATATAGATAACATCGGTTAAAATACCAAATACAAAtaagattggtgtgtgtaagggtataGCATAAAATAATCAACGTTTCATTTTGATTGCCTTAACGTGTTTCTCATCATATTGGTTTTCCATCTTGAGAGTACACTAAACGCACTGACCTACTAAAGACAAGGTAATGGTGGAGAGGGTGATACTCATCCgacataattaatttaatttgttttaattatagcACTGTAAACCATATCTTTAGCGTTCTTACTATCTTTAGCTCCAATTATTCGGTAAGCTGATTTTGTTATTTATCGAGGCTATAAAACCAAGCTATTGCTTGTTAAAACTGATCAAATTACTTGATAAAACAACCCCAAGATTCTATTGCAAACATGAAATTTCTTCATACTTCTTAAAAAATAAAGCCTCTGTTTACACCTAGGCCTATTTGGTAACacatgttgatttttttttccagttAAGTTTATCATCAATTATTGTACCTAAATATGTTACAATCTCAACCTCTGTAtcattcattttgattcgctttaactttattttgtgtcttttatgtgtaaagGGGTTGgatcaaccggctcagctacaatTCAATTAAGGTTGACACTGGTCTTTCCAACTTGttgttatgtatatactgaaatagaccgaataataatgaaatgaaattaaataattgtcaGCTCATTGTGGTTTTTATCTTtctataatatatattgttataacaTCTCTTACAGTGTTGCTCCACACGGCATTTGTTATCAATCATTACCCACCTAGGTAAGTAGGCTTTAAGGCTTTCAGACTAGTTTTCTTTGATTAATATATGATCCCTGCAAAAATCGATCTTCGCTTGACGCACCGGTAATTGCCATTTAAATAAGGTCTTTGGATTAGATTCCattgtaaaaacatttaatttcatCATATCTAGTTAAATTATTACTTCAGTTCAACTTAATAAGCAACAGTAGCGGTGTCATCAGCATTATATGAATTAAATGCATTTAGTTTGACTATAATGTATAAGTTCAGGCGGTGAAATAAATGTAATCACCGAGTCAACCTTCAACTATTTTCAAtcttggaaatatcaataaatctTAATATTCTTAATCAGTCCTTAGGTctaatccttttttttttctaatattaataaagataataaaatcGATACGGCAATATTGTTgaaaacaaaatctaaaaatcgACCAAGCAACGTACGTaccaaaacaacaaaaataattgtattgatggaCTATGCTACATCCATTGGAATGGAATAAACTTTTCAATTTTACTAAAACActgaaaatatcaaaatattcagtACCATTTATCGACTGTACTTTAAAATCTTTTATCTCGTCCGTTCGTGCTTTCAGTGTTTACAAATACTGAGGTTTAATACGGTACCATAAAAgtctcatttattttatttgtagtcgcgtgcaacgcgactctacagctcactatgtcggtcggttggtcggttggtcggtaaacaccaacttcagcacgcgactgcagccctgtatatggccttgttttatgtaatgaattaatgaattgattttaaacaaagaaatgaaAAATCAGTCTTTCCATAAACAATATTCAGTGAGAATTATTACAATTtgagaaaaacaatattattttgctGTCGAATGTATACAGTAAGTCTGATAATTGACTAAGTAATTAGAAGTCTATTTAAAGGTCAGCTAAATATTACAAGTAATAGCAGTAGCTAATTAAAAACCTGAACCgtttataaatatgttttatttttctaatattttatagtaaattaataaattcttttatgtgaactttattcaatcaattgtACATTTTTTAGTATTATAATGGTAACCATAAAAACCTGTATTTACAGTgatttttacaacaaaaaaatactaattataaaatatatagtgattatttacagtaatgataatacaaaattaattgtttgttttaactattattggaaacagaagttgaataataaaatactgaataaatacAAAGTTTCATTAGAGGTTTACAATCAATggaaaaaatgaatacattatataattatcttgaaaatattctttttttcaaacatatacctacaaaccagatgaacattttcaattacattatataatattgtaagtatCAAAAATATCAGATAGTGTTTAGGaagattaggcctactgtattggCAACGGCCTACAAATAAACATGGTTATAAGCAAAAGTTATATATCGATTGATTGAATCGGGCATAGTGAAAGTGTTTAGGCCTAGCTGTTTCAATTAACTAATTGAAAATACCAGTGTATGTGTGTTTTGTTTTCCAATCGTTAGCTACCGTTTCCAATACAAACAATGGCATTTAAAGGCACTCCAAAACTGTAAAACTctttctttaaattaatttattacaaaTCTTTGTCTGATAGTATACTTAATTAACTAATTAGCGTTGTAATATTTATCATTGCAGTcatgttaaagaccccttccctgcaattttggacgttttttggaaaataatacatatatatcactttaaaaacattaaaccatgtcattccttgtcttaaatgtacgttttatggtaaattatgataaaaagtgagaaacaatgcactacctaagtagctcgcggcgatcgacctctcgtggacggtcttag from Antedon mediterranea chromosome 5, ecAntMedi1.1, whole genome shotgun sequence carries:
- the LOC140049243 gene encoding acid-sensing ion channel 1-like: MNVNGKVYPMFTFSHRETRTDSNDGKQPEKSSLTDEVCTFAGETTLHGIRYVGNRSICAARRYIWCILVFIALAFLVIILKESVVNYRSYPVATKISIAHYDEIAFPAVTFCNYNQLRQSQVSDEELKYIRAFFSGNYANFSNINNWNLTELYLRASHSINDLLTKCTWMSLEDCGPENFTTDIMDFGVCYTFKTTRNVSVAGVSSSLFLQININDTDHTGHEQGIKGIKMMIHPADELPLVKSFGFSVSPGFHTEIALKGVQTKSLPHPYSSKCTGKELQYTGTYTKALCIEECRFDYVVAKCGCKLTNMIGDVPECTVLQTINCGDAAYNRFVSDRNVSCDCPVACDQLTYEPRTSSTLWPDPATIQLFENNDGYTKDYVRENILQVSISFEDLDMTVVELVPSYSVTQLLSELGGNMGLICGMSLITIVELLDFVIVAILQRLMKKKEFRPTKTHTISK